The following coding sequences are from one Treponema bryantii window:
- a CDS encoding DUF362 domain-containing protein: MTTTVALQRCAEYDFDKVLECIHVMFELVPPPDVHGKTVLLKPNILYPKSPDLAVCTHPVVVGAVARAFKDLGAARVIAGESPAIANSTMAAKVTGMYDQVVSNGGEWADFKTPDVVACPDGKIVKSFNFAKQFLEADIIVSVAKLKSHQLMAYTGAMKNLFGLMIGLEKAEQHYRFSNKADFAAFLTDLNIAAKPQYAIMDAIVGMEGPGGPGGGAPIKLGFLAASDNILALDWKCSELVGYNPHLIANLEDALKRSLWLKSEKEIKTAGASEDTCRCTTFKIVKEPSETLQKMMPRWLNLIATPLLTKTPRFNARKCKKCGRCEQICPAHLIKMNGPDDSAQLNDKQKCLHCFCCHEICPNDAIKLKRF; this comes from the coding sequence ATGACCACAACGGTGGCGCTGCAAAGATGCGCGGAATATGATTTTGATAAGGTTCTCGAATGTATTCATGTGATGTTTGAACTTGTTCCGCCTCCAGATGTCCATGGCAAAACAGTTCTTCTTAAACCGAATATTCTTTATCCAAAGTCTCCGGACCTTGCAGTGTGTACGCATCCGGTTGTAGTTGGTGCTGTGGCCCGGGCTTTTAAAGATCTCGGCGCTGCCCGCGTAATTGCCGGAGAATCCCCTGCTATCGCTAATTCTACAATGGCTGCAAAGGTTACCGGCATGTACGATCAGGTTGTCAGTAATGGCGGAGAATGGGCTGATTTTAAGACACCCGACGTAGTAGCCTGTCCAGACGGTAAAATAGTAAAAAGCTTTAATTTTGCGAAACAATTTCTTGAAGCCGATATTATAGTTTCAGTTGCAAAGCTAAAAAGCCATCAGCTTATGGCTTATACCGGCGCAATGAAAAATCTTTTCGGTCTGATGATAGGACTTGAAAAAGCAGAACAGCACTACCGTTTCTCCAACAAAGCTGATTTTGCAGCTTTTCTTACAGACCTCAATATTGCTGCAAAACCTCAGTATGCAATTATGGATGCAATAGTGGGAATGGAAGGGCCCGGCGGACCTGGTGGTGGAGCCCCGATAAAACTCGGGTTCCTCGCCGCCTCGGACAATATTTTAGCCCTGGACTGGAAATGTTCGGAACTCGTAGGCTATAATCCTCATCTCATTGCAAATCTCGAAGATGCCCTAAAACGCAGCCTCTGGCTCAAATCAGAAAAAGAAATAAAAACAGCAGGAGCCTCAGAAGACACCTGCCGCTGTACAACTTTCAAAATAGTAAAAGAACCAAGCGAAACACTGCAGAAAATGATGCCTCGCTGGCTCAACCTTATTGCAACTCCACTTCTCACAAAAACACCGCGTTTTAATGCCCGCAAGTGTAAAAAATGCGGCCGCTGCGAACAGATTTGTCCCGCACACCTCATAAAAATGAATGGGCCGGACGATTCCGCCCAGCTGAACGACAAACAAAAATGTCTGCACTGCTTCTGCTGCCACGAAATCTGCCCGAACGACGCAATAAAACTTAAGCGTTTTTAG
- a CDS encoding amino acid-binding protein, translating into MTINQISIFIENRKNALSELTNVLATHNINIRAISLADTNDFGIARIIVENVEQVMGALERSHYIVKSTPVIAVEIPDEAGSLNKILKILADNGRNVEYMYGFTGRKSGSAYMIIRCTDVPETEKVCDQNGIRMIGQDELANI; encoded by the coding sequence ATGACTATTAACCAGATTTCAATTTTTATCGAAAACAGAAAGAATGCACTGTCGGAGCTTACTAACGTTCTGGCAACTCATAATATTAATATTCGTGCTATCAGCCTTGCAGATACTAACGACTTTGGAATTGCACGTATTATTGTAGAAAACGTAGAGCAGGTTATGGGGGCGCTTGAGCGTTCTCACTATATCGTAAAATCTACTCCGGTAATTGCCGTTGAGATTCCGGATGAGGCTGGAAGTTTGAATAAGATTCTTAAGATTCTTGCTGATAACGGACGCAACGTTGAATATATGTACGGCTTTACTGGACGTAAGTCTGGTTCGGCTTATATGATTATCCGTTGTACTGATGTTCCTGAAACTGAAAAGGTTTGTGATCAGAACGGTATCAGAATGATTGGTCAGGACGAACTGGCAAATATCTAA
- a CDS encoding phenylacetate--CoA ligase family protein yields MNLKYYQKESECMPLEELRKLQGERLAKNFRHVYENVEYYRKRCEEAGVTPDDIKGLDDLDKIPFTCKDDLRATYPYGLFAVPMSKVVRIHASSGTTGKQIVVGYTKEDLDIWDDCTARQLVAIGCDENDIAQNAYGYGLFTGGFGVHGGATKLGIQVIPISSGNTQRQITFMQDLKSTILFCTPSYAAYLGETLKDMGLTPDDIHLKAGIFGAEPWTEEMRRDIEKSLGLKAYDIYGLTEVMGPGVAYECQEQAGMHVNEDHFIIETIDPKTGKRLPDGEKGELVFTAITKQAFPLMRFRTKDIGVLNRAPCACGRTFVRMSKPMGRTDDMLIIRGVNVFPSQIEGVLMQNGYPANYEIHVGRVNNTDTFEIKVEMTAEKFSDVVSEINKQEKQLESALLSVLQIKAKVTLVAPKSIARSEGKAKRVIDTRKLHD; encoded by the coding sequence ATGAATTTAAAATATTATCAGAAAGAATCAGAATGTATGCCACTTGAGGAGCTTCGTAAGCTTCAGGGCGAAAGACTGGCTAAAAATTTCCGCCATGTTTATGAGAATGTTGAATATTACAGAAAGCGCTGCGAGGAAGCAGGTGTAACTCCAGACGATATTAAGGGACTCGATGATCTTGATAAGATTCCGTTCACCTGTAAGGATGATCTCCGTGCAACTTACCCATATGGACTTTTCGCTGTTCCAATGAGCAAGGTTGTTCGTATTCACGCTTCATCTGGAACTACTGGTAAGCAGATTGTTGTAGGTTATACAAAAGAAGATCTCGACATTTGGGATGACTGTACTGCACGTCAGCTCGTAGCAATCGGCTGTGATGAAAATGATATTGCACAGAACGCTTACGGCTACGGACTTTTCACTGGTGGCTTTGGTGTTCATGGTGGTGCAACAAAACTTGGTATTCAGGTTATTCCAATTTCATCTGGTAACACACAGCGCCAGATTACTTTTATGCAGGATTTGAAATCTACAATTCTGTTCTGTACTCCAAGCTATGCTGCATACCTTGGCGAAACCCTTAAGGATATGGGACTCACTCCAGATGATATTCATCTTAAGGCTGGTATTTTTGGTGCTGAGCCTTGGACTGAAGAAATGCGCCGCGACATTGAAAAATCTCTCGGCCTTAAGGCTTATGATATTTACGGTCTTACTGAAGTTATGGGACCTGGCGTTGCTTATGAGTGTCAGGAACAGGCTGGTATGCACGTAAACGAAGACCACTTCATTATCGAAACTATTGATCCAAAAACTGGAAAGAGACTTCCAGATGGCGAGAAGGGTGAGCTTGTATTCACAGCAATCACAAAGCAGGCATTCCCATTGATGCGCTTCCGCACAAAGGATATCGGCGTTTTGAACCGTGCTCCTTGTGCCTGCGGTCGTACTTTCGTTCGTATGAGTAAGCCTATGGGACGTACTGATGATATGCTTATTATCCGTGGTGTAAACGTATTCCCAAGTCAGATTGAGGGTGTTCTCATGCAGAACGGTTACCCTGCAAACTACGAGATTCATGTTGGCCGCGTAAACAACACTGATACATTCGAAATTAAGGTTGAGATGACAGCCGAGAAGTTCAGCGACGTTGTTTCTGAAATCAATAAGCAGGAAAAACAGCTTGAGAGCGCACTCTTGAGTGTTCTTCAGATTAAGGCTAAGGTTACATTAGTGGCACCGAAGTCTATCGCAAGAAGTGAAGGTAAGGCTAAGCGTGTAATTGATACACGTAAGCTTCATGATTAA
- a CDS encoding SpoIIE family protein phosphatase has product MEEEVIDSSFFSEDLEEKSSVDVKKTGFENSFNERQVGSIAMAIEPVSSRASLDTVLEMFEQQPDLTAVPIEKDDAVIGVVERDALERSSGSGFKLFGSKTCGDYVKECPFTLNCSDFIEKVAAKVNETAISVEIKHIIVLINNRSFYGIVSIAKMNAKLEELRAQDLEKAAAIQQNMLKKNSDTKKFPFDVCIWNKMANAVGGDYYIAQELCEGRYLIGSFDVSGKNVSAALLTVTLGSIFSMLAMQDCSKLNASQLVVMLDNFLKEIVPVGNFITGAICCVDYKAKSVNVFNCGHTNVFAYLKDEAGKGRVATLVPTLPPFGMGAVADAITGDKKGPYKMPLKNGLQIDLYSDGFTDMQSDDGERYDEARTKAFFGELFNTDVYSAEKAIEKAVTDWIQHSLLPDDITVMNIRF; this is encoded by the coding sequence ATGGAAGAAGAAGTTATAGACAGTTCTTTTTTTTCTGAGGATTTAGAAGAAAAAAGTTCAGTAGACGTTAAAAAAACAGGTTTTGAAAATAGTTTTAATGAGAGACAGGTCGGTTCAATTGCAATGGCGATTGAGCCTGTAAGCAGCAGAGCAAGCCTTGATACTGTGCTCGAAATGTTTGAGCAGCAGCCGGATCTAACGGCGGTTCCAATTGAAAAAGATGATGCTGTAATAGGTGTTGTTGAACGAGATGCTCTTGAACGCAGCTCTGGTTCTGGTTTTAAACTATTTGGTTCAAAGACTTGTGGTGATTATGTAAAGGAATGTCCGTTTACCTTAAATTGTAGTGACTTTATTGAAAAGGTTGCGGCTAAGGTAAATGAAACTGCAATCAGTGTTGAAATCAAACATATTATTGTTCTCATAAATAACAGAAGCTTTTATGGCATTGTATCTATTGCCAAAATGAATGCAAAGCTTGAAGAACTTCGTGCTCAGGATCTTGAAAAGGCTGCCGCCATTCAGCAGAACATGCTTAAAAAGAATTCTGATACAAAGAAGTTTCCTTTTGATGTATGTATATGGAACAAAATGGCAAATGCTGTTGGTGGCGATTATTATATTGCTCAGGAGCTTTGTGAAGGCCGATATCTGATTGGAAGTTTTGATGTTTCTGGAAAGAATGTTTCTGCAGCTCTTTTGACAGTTACTCTCGGTTCGATTTTTTCTATGCTTGCAATGCAGGATTGTTCAAAGCTGAATGCGAGTCAGCTTGTTGTAATGCTGGATAACTTCTTAAAAGAAATTGTTCCGGTTGGTAATTTTATTACTGGCGCAATTTGTTGTGTAGATTATAAAGCAAAATCAGTAAACGTATTTAACTGTGGACATACAAATGTTTTTGCATATTTGAAAGATGAAGCAGGAAAAGGCCGTGTTGCTACTCTTGTTCCAACACTTCCTCCGTTTGGAATGGGCGCAGTTGCTGATGCAATTACAGGAGATAAGAAAGGTCCTTATAAGATGCCACTGAAAAACGGTCTTCAGATAGATTTGTATTCAGATGGTTTTACTGATATGCAGAGCGATGATGGTGAGCGTTATGATGAGGCTCGTACAAAGGCATTCTTTGGAGAACTGTTCAATACTGATGTTTATTCTGCAGAAAAGGCTATCGAAAAAGCTGTAACAGACTGGATTCAGCATTCACTGCTGCCAGATGATATTACAGTTATGAATATCAGATTCTAA
- a CDS encoding indolepyruvate oxidoreductase subunit beta, protein MVKNIMIVGVGGQGALLASKTLGQVLLDAGFDVKVSEVHGMSQRGGSVVTYVRYGDKVYSPIVDKGEADFIVSFELLEAARYTEYLRKGGQIVVNTQKIDPMPVITGAAEYPEDLVGKMTAAGLKVDALDCLTLAEQAGTAKSVNIVLMGLLSKYMDFPEDAWLAAIEKLVKPQFLEMNKKAFKLGRGE, encoded by the coding sequence ATGGTAAAAAATATAATGATAGTTGGCGTGGGCGGCCAGGGTGCTTTGCTTGCGTCTAAAACTTTGGGACAGGTTCTGCTTGATGCAGGCTTCGATGTAAAGGTTAGCGAGGTTCATGGTATGAGCCAGCGCGGCGGTTCGGTTGTAACTTATGTACGCTATGGCGACAAGGTTTATTCACCAATCGTTGATAAGGGCGAGGCAGATTTTATTGTTTCTTTTGAATTGCTTGAGGCTGCGCGCTACACTGAATATCTTCGCAAGGGCGGACAGATTGTTGTGAATACTCAGAAGATTGACCCGATGCCAGTTATTACCGGCGCGGCAGAATATCCTGAAGACCTGGTTGGAAAAATGACAGCAGCAGGTCTTAAGGTTGATGCTCTGGATTGTCTTACTCTCGCTGAGCAGGCAGGAACTGCAAAGTCTGTAAACATTGTTCTGATGGGACTTCTTTCTAAATATATGGACTTCCCGGAGGACGCATGGCTTGCTGCAATTGAAAAGCTGGTTAAGCCTCAGTTCCTTGAAATGAACAAAAAGGCATTTAAGCTTGGACGCGGTGAGTAA
- the iorA gene encoding indolepyruvate ferredoxin oxidoreductase subunit alpha: MKQLMLGNAAAARGLFEAGCEVISSYPGTPSTEITEEAARFKEIYCEWAPNEKVALESAFGACLAGRRAFCGMKHVGLNVAADPLYTMSYTGVNAGLVIGVADDPGMHSSQNEQDSRHHAIASKVPMIEPSDADEARRFAAMAFEISEKFDTPVLYKMCTRVAHSQSITEPAERVVPEHKTYEKNISKYVMAPANAIRRHPFVEQRMADLAKWSETSGINKIEDVGAKTGIITSSTSYQYVKEVLGDSVNILKLGMVNPLPGDMIRKFAEGLEKLIVVEELDPVIETFVRGLGLSVEIHGKDMFPICGEFSQNLVAAAFGKEVPQGTKLDTAIPVRPPIMCAGCPHRGMFYALNKLKVTVFGDIGCYTLGSVAPLSAMDVTLCMGASFSGLHGWNKAGGAENEKKSVAVIGDSTFMHSGMTGLATIAYNQSKSTVIVLDNSITGMTGHQQNPTTGKNLYGDPAGRVDLEALAKAMGINRVRVVDPYNIAECEAAVKEELEVEEPSLIISRRPCALLKEVKHNPPLKVDEAKCKSCKMCMKIGCPAIAMKGGKAKIDTTLCVGCGVCSQMCKFGAL, encoded by the coding sequence ATGAAACAACTGATGTTAGGAAATGCCGCAGCTGCGCGTGGTTTGTTTGAAGCGGGCTGTGAAGTTATTTCAAGTTATCCGGGAACTCCAAGTACGGAGATTACTGAAGAAGCAGCAAGATTTAAGGAAATCTATTGTGAATGGGCACCGAATGAAAAGGTTGCTCTTGAGTCGGCTTTTGGTGCGTGTCTGGCTGGACGCCGCGCATTCTGTGGTATGAAGCACGTTGGTTTGAACGTTGCTGCCGATCCTCTTTACACAATGAGCTATACTGGCGTTAATGCCGGTCTTGTTATTGGTGTTGCAGATGACCCTGGAATGCATTCTTCTCAGAATGAGCAGGACAGCCGCCATCACGCTATTGCATCTAAGGTTCCTATGATTGAGCCAAGTGATGCCGATGAGGCACGCCGCTTTGCCGCTATGGCTTTTGAAATCAGTGAAAAATTTGATACTCCTGTTTTGTACAAGATGTGTACACGCGTTGCTCACAGCCAGAGTATTACTGAGCCAGCTGAACGTGTTGTTCCTGAGCACAAGACTTATGAAAAGAATATCAGCAAGTACGTTATGGCTCCTGCAAATGCTATCCGCCGCCATCCTTTTGTTGAGCAGAGAATGGCTGATCTTGCCAAGTGGAGTGAGACTTCTGGTATTAATAAGATAGAAGATGTTGGTGCTAAAACTGGTATCATCACTTCATCAACTTCATATCAGTATGTAAAGGAAGTTCTTGGTGACAGCGTAAATATTTTGAAGCTTGGAATGGTAAATCCTCTTCCTGGAGATATGATCCGCAAGTTCGCAGAAGGTCTTGAAAAGCTGATTGTTGTTGAAGAACTTGATCCTGTTATTGAAACATTTGTTCGTGGTCTTGGACTTTCAGTTGAGATTCATGGAAAAGATATGTTCCCGATCTGCGGCGAATTCAGCCAGAATCTTGTTGCTGCTGCATTTGGAAAAGAAGTTCCACAGGGAACAAAACTTGATACTGCAATTCCTGTTCGCCCGCCTATTATGTGTGCAGGTTGTCCACACCGCGGTATGTTCTACGCTTTGAACAAGCTTAAGGTAACTGTATTTGGTGATATCGGATGTTATACTTTGGGTTCAGTTGCACCGCTCAGCGCAATGGATGTTACTCTTTGTATGGGTGCAAGCTTCAGTGGACTTCACGGCTGGAACAAGGCTGGTGGAGCAGAGAATGAAAAGAAATCTGTTGCTGTAATTGGTGACTCAACATTCATGCACTCTGGTATGACAGGTCTTGCAACAATTGCTTATAATCAGTCTAAATCTACAGTAATTGTTCTTGATAACTCAATTACAGGTATGACAGGACATCAGCAGAATCCTACAACTGGAAAGAACCTTTATGGTGACCCTGCCGGCCGCGTAGATCTCGAAGCGTTGGCTAAGGCAATGGGAATTAACCGTGTTCGCGTAGTAGACCCATATAACATTGCTGAGTGTGAAGCTGCTGTTAAGGAAGAACTCGAAGTTGAAGAGCCAAGCCTTATTATCAGCCGCCGTCCATGTGCACTGCTCAAAGAAGTTAAGCACAATCCACCGCTCAAGGTTGATGAAGCAAAATGTAAGAGCTGCAAGATGTGTATGAAGATTGGATGTCCTGCCATCGCAATGAAGGGCGGCAAGGCAAAGATTGATACAACATTATGTGTTGGCTGTGGTGTTTGTTCACAGATGTGTAAGTTTGGAGCGTTGTAA
- a CDS encoding type II toxin-antitoxin system Phd/YefM family antitoxin: MNTVPMYEAKNKLPLFMHQAEESGPVFVTRRNKIAGVILSIDDYNKLLSKQPKKTILEAAEEFRRKTAGTLTNEDIDKIFDVRDHTPDSYESHVFDGVFDAE, translated from the coding sequence ATGAATACAGTTCCTATGTACGAAGCAAAAAACAAATTGCCGCTATTTATGCATCAGGCAGAAGAATCGGGCCCGGTTTTTGTCACCCGCAGAAATAAAATTGCAGGTGTTATCCTTTCTATTGATGATTACAACAAACTGCTTTCAAAGCAGCCCAAAAAAACAATTCTTGAAGCTGCAGAAGAATTCCGCAGAAAAACCGCCGGCACATTAACAAATGAAGATATCGATAAGATTTTTGATGTTAGGGATCATACTCCTGACTCTTATGAAAGCCATGTTTTTGATGGAGTATTTGACGCCGAATGA
- a CDS encoding type II toxin-antitoxin system VapC family toxin, with product MIYEEEPHYLLDSNIISEIIKPEPDFNVISKIAEHNSDCAICTPVWQEILYGLYRMPEGMNKKYLDNFINDDVHENFKIKNFTEKAAAIQADLRAKLEKTGAPTQKEDSMIAAIALANHMVLVTRNTKHFTAIQQVSDLLIENWFEA from the coding sequence ATGATTTATGAAGAAGAACCTCATTACCTGTTAGACTCAAATATAATTTCCGAAATTATTAAACCGGAACCAGACTTTAATGTTATTTCCAAAATTGCAGAACATAATTCTGATTGTGCAATCTGTACGCCAGTATGGCAGGAAATTCTATATGGATTATATCGAATGCCGGAAGGAATGAACAAAAAATATCTTGATAACTTTATCAATGATGATGTTCATGAAAATTTCAAGATTAAGAATTTTACGGAAAAGGCCGCTGCAATTCAGGCTGACTTGAGGGCAAAACTCGAAAAAACAGGCGCCCCAACTCAAAAAGAAGACAGCATGATTGCCGCCATCGCACTTGCAAACCACATGGTTTTAGTCACCCGAAATACTAAGCACTTCACCGCCATTCAGCAGGTCAGCGACCTGCTGATTGAAAACTGGTTTGAAGCTTAA